Genomic window (Oryza sativa Japonica Group chromosome 3, ASM3414082v1):
agagttagtgggggataattttatagtaagatatGATTTCTCTGTCTTTTTTTCTCTTGGAGAGAGGTGAAAAGGAGAAGTAGGTTGTAGAAGGAAAAAAGATATACAgtacatataaaagtttttcttACATATATTTTACTTTGTCGTTTCGGTAATGAATCTTGATTTTTTGAATTCAATTGTTGAGAACTTTATAAGAGTTCTATAAGAATTATTTAAGTACTCATAACATTACTCACTGCAGTATGTATCACCAGCAGACCAGCTCTCCACTCATCAACTCTTTCTCAATACAAGTCGTAGGAGTGAATGTACTTAAGTACTAGTGTCAGAAAAGAATGAAGGACTCTTGAAACAAAACTGGAACCAGAATGCCATTTTCTGGCTAAAAGATCCGAAACATCCAATGGGAGCGCAGACGAACCCACTGAGATACTGGCTCACGTGGCACACTATTCATCGCAAAAACTAGCATGTCAAAAAATACATTCGTATTCAGCATCAACTGGTGCTACAATATTATACACTGGTCCGAGCGCGTATGTAGAACTGTTAGTGTTGACATCTTAAACAAATATGAACTCTCATTAAACAATCAATCACTGGTAATTACACTGGTGCACGTCTGTACAACTGTTGACTGTGTATGTCACACTTCTTTTGAGCCACAATTTAAACTTATTTTTAACTCGATGACATGTTAAACAAATATGAACTCATTAAACAATCAGCTAGTAATTTAATGTCTCCCATGCAGGTGCTAATATACTGCACTCTCTGTCAACTCTGCACCGAAGCAAGTGTGCGCAATTCACCAACTTGGAGATTAGTAACAATTTGAGCATAGGCTCTACAGTCTCGGTTAGTCCCCCCAGATCTCCATTGCAGCAGAGTGTCGCCATTGCAAGGGTGCTTGGTGAAGCGTCCTCTATAGGGATAGTCTTTgggtcttcgtcttcctccaaTCAGTTCTCGAGACATTGGTGTTGCTGCAGTATATATTCTACACTCGAAATGCATATTAGAGTGGGCAGCACGATCAGACAAGTGGTGAGCCAAAGCTGCTTCacatttttcttccttttgatCGAATTGGTCTCTCGCTTGCATTTCACTCCATGGATAGACGTGCATGAGGTTTAGTGTGGTGATTAGTTCTTGGATCTTGAATCGGCAGCTGATCAAATCCGCGCCGAAAGGCGGTGGTCGGCAGCAACGCCGGGCGAAGGGGATGGAGAAGGTCGCGGTTGGCTTGTTGCCGCCGCTGCGGTTcatcgccgtcctcgccgtcgtGTCGTGGACGTCGTTCATCTACTGCCATTTCTCCTTGCTCAGCGGCGGGTTGCTGctgggccacggcggcggcgacgacggcgccgacccGTGCCGGGGGAGGTACATCTACGTGCACGACCTGCCGCGCCGGttcaacgacgacatcctcCGCGACTGCCGGAAGACGAGAGACCACTGGCCGGACATGTGCGGGTTCGTCAGCAACGCCGGCCTCGGCCGGCCGCTCGTCGACCGGGCCGACGGCGTGCTGACGGGCGAGGCCGGGTGGTACGGCACGCACCAGTTCGCGCTGGACGCCATCTTCCACAACCGGATGAAGCAGTACGAGTGCCTGACCAACCAATCGGCGGTGGCTGACGCGGTGTTCGTCCCGTTCTACGCCGGCTTCGACTTCGTCCGCTACCACTGGGGTTACGACAACGCGACGAGGGACGCCGCGTCGGTCGACCTCACGCAGTGGCTCatgcggcggccggagtggaggCGCATGGGCGGCCGCGACCACTTCCTCGTCGCCGGGAGGACGGGGTGGGACTTCCGGAGGGACACCAACATCAACCCAAACTGGGGCACCAACCTCCTCGTCATGCCGGGCGGCCGGGACATGTCGGTGCTCGTGCTGGAGTCCTCGCTGCTCAACGGCAGCGACTACGCCGTGCCGTACCCGACCTACTTCCACCCGAGGTCCGACGCCGACGTGTTCCGGTGGCAGGACAGGGTGCGCGGCATGCAGCGTCGGTGGCTCATGGCGTTCGtcggcgcgccgcggccggaCGACCCGAAGAACATCCGCGCCCAGATCATCGCGCAGTGCAACGCGACGAGCGCGTGCAGCCAGCTCGGCTGCGCGTTCGGCAGCAGCCAGTGCCACTCCCCGGGCAACATCATGCGGCTGTTCCAGAAGGCCACCTTCTGCCTGCAGCCGCCGGGGGACTCCTACACGCGGCGGTCGGTGTTCGACTCGATGGTCGCCGGGTGCATCCCGGTGTTCTTCCACAACGCGACGGCGTACCTGCAGTATGCGTGGCACCTCCCCCGGGAGCACGCCAAGTACTCGGTGTTCATCTCCGAGCACGACGTGCGCGCCGGCAACGTGAGCATCGAGGCGACGCTCCGGGcgatccccgccgccaccgtggAGCGGATGCGGGAGGAGGTGATCCGGCTCATCCCGTCGGTGATCTACGCCGACCCGAGGTCGAAGCTGGAGACGGTGAGGGACGCCTtcgacgtcgccgtcgaggGGATCATCGACAGAATCGCCATGACCAGGGGAGGCTACGCGAGATCGTGGCTCCGGCCTAAACAATCTAGGCAAGCACTAGACGCTCGACGACGCAGACTAAGTTAATGAATTAAATGTAGGATACTCGATCAATTTACAGCATGTAGAACGAGTTGATATCAATCATCAGTTTCGCTAGTTGATACTATCATATAGATCTTTGTATACTTCTGTTTGTTCCAAAATTCGTTTACATCAAGATTTGCACCTGTACGCCCCACGGCCACAGTTGTTGCAGTTTGCAGATTCTGATCCACGGCTGTACATGTACGGACCGAATACGATCGGTTGGAAAACACGTGCCTTAGCACAATAAATCTCACTTTGTAACATACAACATATATACTCGCACTTCAATCTGTAATTCCGTTGAGAATTTCACTGCCAGAAAAGTGGATCTTCCTCTTTCTTAGAAGTTGATTGTAAAAAACCATCCAAATTAAGTGTTATCGTCTCAATAAATACTTGTAGCATCTCCAACAAAATTGCTATTTTTGGCTCTCCAAATATCCATTTAACCATCTTGCCAAAAATAAATAGAGAGATGAATTTGTATTTCATTACAACGGTCTCTCCATATATTACACTCTGTAAATTGACAATGAGTCCCATTTTGTTAGGCTCTATGTgcttcttctccctccttccctctagATCTTTCCTCTCCCCACCCATAGTGACATGGagaagcaacagcagcagccaaCAGGAGGGGCAGAATGGCCTTCTCTACCACCTCACCGGAGCTAGGAGGGCTAGGGCTGTAAGTGGGTCAGCCGCGAAACCACCTATAGGTCAAAATAAGCGGGTTTACGGCTAATTTTAGCCTATAAGTGGGTTTTAcgggttagccacttacacccTAAGGAGGGCCACCTCTTCTGCCATCGCATGATAGCGGGGGGAGAAAGGAGGGCGGCCATGGAGGTGAGGTGACCGGCACCGGAGAAGAAAAGGCGGTCGACGGACGGTATTGGAGAAGGGAAGGTGACGACGATCCTCTTATGGTAGACGGCGGCGACAAAGGCGAGGTGGCCAGATAACAGGCATTGCCACTGCCACGTTGATGATCCCTAGAGATTGAGATAGAGTACTACCAGGGACCAACTTTTATCTTACACTTTGTGTACAAGCACTTGTACTCAGAAAAAAAGTATATCCATCCCTCAAAGGAATGCCTCTTCGTTTTTTCATGTTCatacttttctttaaaaaatagtgAGTTAAATCAATATGTCACTCCAcaaaagttcaaattcaacttatgcaaatagaaacaaaaataacaaatttaattataaatagaaTATGCACTCACATTTAAATTTGACATTTTTGTAATTATATATGTCgaatttaaacttgtatgtttgtgaaaTGATACATAGCATGTTGATCTTGTTTATATTATTCTTTAAACTTTTTAATGAGTTTTTAAacgacatgaaaaaaaaaacaagatatcCCTTGAGAAACAAAAATCCATATACCTTGTACTTCATCTGAGGGCAGCTTTCCTGCATTTGTACCCCATATCCATTCTGTACCTTCGGACCAAAGAAAAACGCCTGCGCACGGCTGCTGCAACAGGCTCACTGCTTCAGTATTCTGCAAATCCACCGGACACCAGCGGTCTATTCTGCTGTGTGATCTGTTGTCGCAGGAGGATTTGCATCTCGCCATCTCGGTCATACCACCTCGCGTGTTGCCGGCAAAGCAACCGTTgtgtgtgcgtgcgtgcgtgtctgcgcgcgcgccgcgcaccGGCGCATGTGCTCCATCGCTTCGGCATCACGCAGCCAGCCGGGCAGGTGGTGCCGCCTCGCCGGTGGCGAAGTTGGGGGTCAGAATTCAGATCCCCGCGCCCTTGACAGTTTCCATACCGAGGCGTGGCCTCTGCGCGCGCGCGAATCTGAGCTAGATCACCGCGCCCTTGTCGATTTTCCATATTTGGCGTGGACGGGCGCGTGCGAGATCGCGAGATGCGAAACCGACGAACGAGTCTCGTctcgcggcggcgacccggcgcGCCGCACGCGGGGGCAATCGACTAAGAGAGAGACCAAGAGAGTTAATGCCCCATAAATTAAGTCTTTGATCCGAGAAACTAATCCCGTGTCAACTCTTCAGGGGATGCGATTACCGTGCAACCCACGTGCAACATCACGGTTCACCCCCAATTCAACCTCGAAGCAACCGCCTTAGCTACCTGCTTACACACTTCGGCCAGAAAAATCGATCGCTACAGCTGAATTTACGAGAAACCTCTTGTTAAGATTGAAGTCGAAATTTAGGGGCTCTTTGAATCATAGTAATAGAAAAATGGAGGAATATGATAAACGAAAAATTATGATAGAAATGTAGGTAGAAATCAGAGAAGTGCAAAACATATGAAAACACATAtattaccgtttgattggatTGCAGGAGAAACACACGAATTGAATGAGATTGATAGACTAAGAGAAAAAATTCAAGAGGTGAACTCTGGCTAAATTTCttctaaaatctatataaaattatctattcCACATAAATTTCAAAAGATATGATATGATTTAATCTTTTGTTTTAAATgcttttataaaatttttttggtatgattgaaatcatccaaaatttttatatttttctccaAATAAAAAAGGCCCTCAGAAAGTTCTAAACGTTGGGTACAGAACTATACAGTGCCCGAGACTTTTCGTCTAGGGTCCAGAGATTATGCACATGTTTCTCAGGCACACCTGCATGCATTTGATTGGTAAACCGCTTCTACTCACAAGTCACGTAAAGAGCAGGTACAAAAGAGCAGACTACAAGCTAGCTATAAGCATATTTTgagaagataaaagagaagagagaagagtagcgggctataTATTTGTAGCCAACTACAACACACAGAGTTCAAGATGCacgtgtgtatgataggtggggccAAGTCTGAATTGTGCATTGtat
Coding sequences:
- the LOC4331596 gene encoding xyloglucan galactosyltransferase KATAMARI1 homolog: MHIRVGSTIRQVLIKSAPKGGGRQQRRAKGMEKVAVGLLPPLRFIAVLAVVSWTSFIYCHFSLLSGGLLLGHGGGDDGADPCRGRYIYVHDLPRRFNDDILRDCRKTRDHWPDMCGFVSNAGLGRPLVDRADGVLTGEAGWYGTHQFALDAIFHNRMKQYECLTNQSAVADAVFVPFYAGFDFVRYHWGYDNATRDAASVDLTQWLMRRPEWRRMGGRDHFLVAGRTGWDFRRDTNINPNWGTNLLVMPGGRDMSVLVLESSLLNGSDYAVPYPTYFHPRSDADVFRWQDRVRGMQRRWLMAFVGAPRPDDPKNIRAQIIAQCNATSACSQLGCAFGSSQCHSPGNIMRLFQKATFCLQPPGDSYTRRSVFDSMVAGCIPVFFHNATAYLQYAWHLPREHAKYSVFISEHDVRAGNVSIEATLRAIPAATVERMREEVIRLIPSVIYADPRSKLETVRDAFDVAVEGIIDRIAMTRGGYARSWLRPKQSRQALDARRRRLS